From Microbacterium sp. LWH11-1.2, one genomic window encodes:
- a CDS encoding PDR/VanB family oxidoreductase translates to MLSLELDDPTGALLPTWTPGAHIDLRFANGVERQYSLCSDPADRRSWRVAVLAETPSRGGSRYVHQTLRTGDPVAASEPINHFELGDDAVFVFVAGGIGVTPILPMIAEARRRGIPWRLAYLGAHRDGMAFADAPHLVHDATSIVSRDRDERLDLATWIGPVPDGTGVYACGPGRMLDELEELSAGWPRGALHLERFQAKAFGESLGADTFDVEASASGLIVTVERGCSILEMLEQAGIGVPSSCLEGVCGTCETSVIDGAPEHRDSILTPEERESNETMMICVSRSLDSKLVLDI, encoded by the coding sequence GTGCTCTCTCTCGAACTCGACGACCCGACGGGCGCCCTTCTGCCGACGTGGACCCCTGGTGCGCACATCGACCTCCGCTTCGCCAACGGCGTCGAGCGCCAGTACTCGCTGTGCTCCGACCCGGCCGATCGGCGCTCCTGGCGGGTGGCGGTGCTCGCCGAGACTCCCAGTCGCGGTGGGTCTCGCTACGTGCATCAGACCTTGCGCACCGGCGATCCGGTGGCGGCCTCGGAGCCCATCAATCACTTCGAGCTCGGCGACGATGCCGTCTTCGTGTTCGTCGCGGGCGGCATCGGCGTGACCCCCATCCTGCCGATGATCGCCGAGGCGCGACGCCGCGGCATCCCCTGGCGACTGGCCTATCTGGGGGCGCACCGTGACGGCATGGCGTTCGCCGACGCTCCGCACCTCGTCCACGACGCGACGTCGATCGTCTCGCGCGACCGCGACGAGCGCCTCGACCTCGCCACCTGGATCGGTCCCGTCCCCGACGGCACGGGGGTGTACGCCTGCGGGCCGGGGCGCATGCTCGACGAGCTGGAGGAGCTCAGCGCGGGCTGGCCGAGAGGAGCGCTGCATCTGGAGCGGTTCCAGGCGAAGGCGTTCGGCGAGTCCCTCGGCGCCGACACATTCGACGTGGAGGCCAGTGCCTCGGGTCTGATCGTGACGGTGGAGCGTGGCTGCAGCATCCTCGAGATGCTCGAGCAGGCGGGGATCGGGGTCCCGAGCTCCTGCCTCGAGGGCGTCTGCGGCACCTGTGAGACCAGCGTGATCGACGGCGCCCCGGAACACCGCGACTCGATCCTCACCCCTGAGGAGCGCGAGAGCAACGAGACCATGATGATCTGCGTCTCGCGCTCACTCGACTCGAAGCTCGTCCTCGACATCTGA
- the hisC gene encoding histidinol-phosphate transaminase — protein MSELRLREDLRAIPDYRPGRATTQSASDGPIYKVSSNENPYPPLPSVAAAIADRVSHINRYPETAATALTALLCARFDVEPANVVLGSGSVEVVSQLMRATAGEGDEVLFAWRSFEAYPMLVRAAGAIPVAVPLTADHRHDLDAMLAAITDRTRLVIVCNPNNPTGTTIGAEELTAFLDAVPRDIAVVIDEAYVHFNERADSPSGIEYFRRYDNVAVAHTFSKAYGLAGLRVGYALAPERLANALRKVAIPFGVTDLAQTAAVASLNAESELSARVADLVTERERVVHAFRDAGIDLPETQANFIWVPFGDATVAAAELLEQHGLLVRPFAGEGFRVTIAEREANDLLVQLAPELARLVAPAAVG, from the coding sequence ATGTCCGAGTTGAGGCTGCGCGAGGATCTGAGGGCGATTCCGGACTACAGGCCCGGCAGAGCGACGACGCAGTCGGCGTCCGACGGACCGATCTACAAGGTCTCCTCGAATGAGAACCCCTATCCTCCTCTGCCGTCCGTGGCGGCGGCGATCGCCGATCGCGTCTCCCACATCAACCGCTACCCGGAGACAGCCGCGACCGCGCTCACCGCGCTGCTGTGCGCCCGGTTCGACGTCGAGCCCGCGAACGTCGTCCTCGGGAGCGGATCGGTCGAGGTCGTCTCCCAGCTCATGCGGGCGACGGCCGGCGAGGGCGACGAGGTGCTGTTCGCCTGGCGCTCGTTCGAGGCGTATCCGATGCTCGTACGCGCCGCCGGCGCCATACCCGTGGCCGTCCCGCTCACCGCCGACCACCGTCATGATCTGGATGCGATGCTGGCCGCGATCACCGACCGCACGCGTCTCGTCATCGTGTGCAACCCGAACAACCCCACCGGCACGACGATCGGCGCCGAGGAGCTGACGGCGTTCCTCGATGCGGTCCCTCGCGACATCGCCGTCGTCATCGACGAGGCCTACGTGCACTTCAACGAGCGCGCGGACTCCCCCTCCGGCATCGAGTACTTCCGCCGCTACGACAACGTCGCCGTCGCGCACACGTTCTCGAAGGCGTACGGCCTCGCCGGACTCCGGGTCGGCTATGCCCTGGCTCCCGAGCGACTGGCGAACGCGCTCCGCAAGGTCGCGATCCCGTTCGGCGTGACCGATCTCGCCCAGACGGCGGCTGTGGCCTCGCTGAACGCCGAGAGCGAGCTCTCGGCCCGTGTCGCCGATCTCGTGACCGAGCGTGAGCGCGTGGTACACGCGTTCCGCGACGCCGGCATCGACCTGCCCGAGACGCAGGCGAACTTCATCTGGGTGCCGTTCGGCGACGCCACCGTCGCGGCTGCCGAGCTGCTCGAGCAGCACGGACTCCTGGTGCGCCCTTTCGCGGGCGAAGGCTTCCGCGTGACGATCGCGGAGCGCGAAGCGAACGATCTGCTGGTGCAGCTCGCGCCCGAGCTGGCACGACTCGTCGCCCCGGCGGCAGTGGGCTGA
- a CDS encoding winged helix DNA-binding domain-containing protein: MKTATLLAERLRSHRLTAPTKTVADAAHHMLAVQSQDFTAGRWALAVRTRGEPRMSDVDRAFDGGILVRAWPMRGTLHTLPARDLGWVLSVTAARQRQQAAGRHRDLGIDDDMVALAVRALTPALHDGGRTRAEIFEILEGVGIDPTGQRGLHLLFVLTIDGLICQGPVVAREGMTREQRFVLVDDHIRDHARPDDPLAELFVRYITGHGPAGVADFAWWSGLTLGQSREAAVRAAGRVDEVAEGLFVAIERPRRAPGAASVLALGAFDEYYLSYADRTTVCAPEHLATVGPGKNGMVRATLVEDGRVIGCWMHATASRGVPPEYFAAPADADAAMASLARFERFTES; encoded by the coding sequence ATGAAGACCGCGACCCTGCTGGCCGAGCGTCTCCGATCGCACCGGCTCACCGCGCCGACGAAGACGGTGGCGGATGCCGCGCACCACATGCTCGCCGTGCAGAGCCAGGACTTCACCGCCGGGCGCTGGGCTCTCGCCGTGCGCACGCGCGGCGAGCCGCGGATGAGCGACGTGGACCGGGCGTTCGACGGGGGGATTCTCGTGCGCGCGTGGCCGATGCGCGGGACGCTGCACACGCTGCCGGCACGCGACCTCGGCTGGGTCCTCTCGGTGACGGCGGCGCGGCAGCGGCAGCAGGCTGCGGGGCGGCACCGCGACCTCGGCATCGACGACGACATGGTCGCTCTCGCCGTACGCGCCCTCACCCCGGCGCTGCACGACGGCGGTCGGACGCGTGCGGAGATCTTCGAGATCCTCGAGGGCGTCGGGATCGACCCCACCGGTCAGCGCGGGCTCCACCTGCTCTTCGTGCTCACGATCGACGGACTCATCTGCCAGGGGCCGGTCGTCGCCCGCGAGGGGATGACGCGTGAGCAGCGGTTCGTGCTCGTCGACGATCACATCCGCGATCACGCGCGCCCCGACGATCCGCTCGCCGAGCTGTTCGTGCGGTACATCACCGGCCACGGGCCGGCGGGGGTCGCGGACTTCGCCTGGTGGTCGGGGCTCACGCTGGGCCAGTCCCGCGAGGCGGCTGTGCGTGCTGCCGGACGCGTGGACGAGGTCGCCGAGGGCCTCTTCGTCGCGATCGAGCGTCCGCGGCGCGCCCCGGGGGCGGCATCCGTCCTCGCCCTCGGCGCCTTCGACGAGTACTACCTCTCCTACGCCGACCGCACGACCGTCTGCGCGCCGGAGCACCTCGCGACCGTCGGCCCGGGGAAGAACGGCATGGTGCGCGCGACGCTCGTCGAGGACGGACGCGTCATCGGATGCTGGATGCACGCGACCGCGAGCAGGGGAGTGCCACCCGAGTACTTCGCGGCGCCGGCCGACGCCGACGCCGCGATGGCGTCACTCGCCCGCTTCGAGCGCTTCACGGAGAGCTGA
- a CDS encoding glyceraldehyde-3-phosphate dehydrogenase: MNDSAAPHDDWTAREELAERMIPLIGALKREHDVVTSLHGHRLLGLSATGLVEVHERVAQLGHEQLRLEDSLAVLQAIHQLAPGASSLDVARLVSGNAESDQPLEDYVAEVLAPAVGAVAAAPTDVVLYGFGRIGRLLARILIAHTGGGNGLRLRAIVVRRGSENDLIKRASLLLRDSVHGRFAGSVTVDEETEQIIANGTRIQVIYSDAPASVDYTAYGIQDAIVVDNTGRWRDEAGLSQHLEAKGVARVLLTAPGKGPLKNIVHGINDDTIDVGDRIVSAASCTTNAITPVLAAIDEAYGVVRGHVETVHSFTNDQNLIDNFHKGDRRGRSAVLNMVITETGAAKAVAKALPQLEGRLTGSSIRVPTPDVSLAVLHLTTERTVSKEQVNDYLRRVSLHSKLRQQIDYVESPEVVSTDFVGSHRAGIVDGLATVADENTLILYVWYDNEFGYSCQVIRVLEVMAGSHPVVLPARREVTLHS, encoded by the coding sequence ATGAACGATTCCGCCGCACCCCACGACGACTGGACGGCGAGAGAAGAGCTGGCCGAGCGGATGATCCCGCTCATCGGCGCACTCAAGCGCGAACACGACGTGGTGACGTCGCTCCACGGCCACCGCCTGCTCGGGCTCTCCGCCACGGGACTCGTCGAGGTGCACGAGCGCGTCGCCCAGCTCGGGCATGAGCAGCTCCGTCTCGAAGACAGCCTCGCCGTCCTGCAGGCCATCCACCAGCTGGCCCCCGGCGCCTCGTCCCTCGACGTCGCACGACTGGTCTCCGGGAACGCCGAGAGTGATCAGCCTCTCGAGGACTACGTCGCCGAGGTGCTCGCTCCGGCGGTCGGCGCGGTCGCCGCTGCGCCCACCGACGTGGTGCTCTACGGCTTCGGGCGGATCGGACGCCTGCTCGCCCGCATCCTCATCGCCCACACCGGCGGCGGCAACGGCCTGCGCCTTCGCGCGATCGTCGTGCGGCGGGGATCCGAGAACGATCTGATCAAGCGCGCGTCCCTGCTGCTGCGCGACTCGGTGCACGGGCGCTTCGCCGGCTCGGTGACGGTCGACGAGGAGACCGAGCAGATCATCGCCAACGGCACGCGCATCCAGGTCATCTACTCCGACGCACCGGCATCCGTCGATTACACCGCCTACGGCATCCAGGATGCGATCGTCGTCGACAACACGGGGCGCTGGCGCGACGAGGCCGGCCTCTCGCAGCACCTCGAGGCCAAGGGCGTCGCCCGCGTCCTGCTCACGGCACCGGGCAAGGGGCCGCTCAAGAACATCGTGCACGGCATCAACGACGACACGATCGACGTCGGCGACCGCATCGTCTCGGCCGCGTCGTGCACGACGAACGCCATCACGCCGGTCCTGGCGGCCATCGACGAGGCCTACGGGGTCGTGCGAGGTCACGTCGAGACCGTGCACTCGTTCACGAACGACCAGAACCTGATCGACAACTTCCACAAGGGCGACCGGCGGGGTCGCTCGGCCGTGCTGAACATGGTCATCACCGAGACCGGCGCGGCGAAGGCCGTGGCCAAGGCACTTCCGCAGCTGGAGGGGAGGCTCACCGGCAGCTCGATCCGGGTGCCCACCCCCGACGTCTCGCTCGCGGTGCTCCACCTCACCACGGAGCGAACGGTCTCGAAGGAGCAGGTCAACGACTACCTGCGCCGGGTGTCGCTGCACTCGAAGCTGCGGCAGCAGATCGACTACGTCGAGTCGCCCGAGGTCGTGTCGACGGACTTCGTCGGCTCCCACCGCGCCGGCATCGTCGACGGGCTGGCGACGGTCGCCGATGAGAACACCCTGATCCTCTACGTCTGGTACGACAACGAGTTCGGATACTCGTGCCAGGTGATCCGCGTCCTGGAGGTCATGGCAGGATCGCATCCCGTCGTGCTCCCCGCGCGTCGAGAGGTCACGCTCCACTCCTGA
- a CDS encoding amidohydrolase family protein, with product MSEAISGADADLIIRGGRIHTFDESDTTVRALAVRAGLIVGLDAEAERLRARSTIELDGRTAIPGINDAHLHAAWLGARWPHLFFSDTPPDQQPSGRLVSTEAERRSALRAAWRLLAELGVTSYTEPGIGPGEDDGETGCFGSDMLATYVALHGEGAQTSRVTMLRLFGTIDGESTLEDFERGIRTPLPTTDPRWLAITGVKIFADGIPPLATAWVDEPYADGTTGGLLTRGGHDPLSAFHRMLELAASLGLQIAVHATGDRSITEFVRVLERSNGHPAPPGPHYVVHGDLATLEQIERMRRLGAGFAVQPLIAAHTHSWARAQLGAERLATAWPLAEMLASGVLTTITSDAPIATPDWRRGLDASLDLLAAAGSPDDAGERRALLRTMTVDAARQDGALRWKGCLETGKVADLAILDEDPLEPGRAFSSLEVTRTIVDGRTVFARE from the coding sequence ATGAGTGAGGCAATCTCCGGCGCCGACGCCGATCTGATCATCCGCGGCGGGCGGATCCACACCTTCGACGAGTCGGACACGACCGTCCGCGCCCTCGCGGTCCGCGCGGGTCTGATCGTCGGCCTGGATGCCGAGGCGGAACGCCTCCGCGCGCGTTCGACGATCGAGCTCGACGGACGGACCGCGATCCCCGGCATCAACGACGCACACCTGCACGCGGCATGGCTCGGAGCCCGCTGGCCGCACCTGTTCTTCTCCGACACCCCGCCCGACCAGCAGCCCTCCGGACGCCTGGTGTCGACCGAGGCCGAACGGCGATCGGCGCTGCGGGCGGCCTGGCGCCTGCTCGCAGAGCTCGGCGTCACGAGCTACACCGAGCCGGGCATCGGACCCGGTGAGGACGACGGCGAGACCGGGTGCTTCGGCTCGGACATGCTCGCGACCTACGTCGCCCTGCACGGGGAAGGCGCGCAGACCTCGCGGGTGACGATGCTGCGGCTGTTCGGGACGATCGACGGCGAGAGCACGCTCGAGGACTTCGAGCGCGGCATCCGCACGCCGCTCCCGACGACCGATCCCCGGTGGCTCGCGATCACCGGCGTGAAGATCTTCGCCGACGGCATCCCTCCTCTCGCGACCGCGTGGGTCGACGAGCCGTACGCCGACGGCACGACCGGCGGCCTGCTCACGCGCGGCGGCCACGATCCCCTCTCCGCCTTCCACCGGATGCTGGAACTCGCAGCGTCGCTCGGACTGCAGATCGCAGTGCACGCCACGGGCGACCGTTCGATCACGGAGTTCGTGCGGGTGCTCGAGCGGTCCAACGGGCACCCGGCACCTCCCGGACCGCACTATGTGGTGCACGGCGACCTCGCGACCCTCGAGCAGATCGAGCGCATGCGGCGGCTGGGGGCGGGGTTCGCCGTGCAGCCGCTCATCGCCGCGCACACGCACAGTTGGGCCCGCGCTCAGCTGGGCGCGGAGCGGCTCGCCACCGCCTGGCCTCTCGCGGAGATGCTCGCCTCCGGCGTGCTGACCACCATCACGAGCGACGCCCCGATCGCCACGCCGGATTGGCGGCGAGGCCTCGACGCCTCGCTCGACCTGCTCGCCGCGGCGGGATCTCCGGACGACGCCGGCGAGCGACGAGCGCTGCTGCGGACCATGACCGTGGACGCAGCGCGTCAGGACGGCGCGCTGAGGTGGAAGGGATGCCTCGAGACCGGCAAGGTCGCGGACCTCGCGATCCTCGACGAGGACCCGCTCGAGCCGGGGCGCGCGTTCTCCTCGCTCGAGGTCACGCGCACGATCGTCGACGGCCGCACGGTCTTCGCTCGGGAGTGA
- a CDS encoding methyltransferase dimerization domain-containing protein yields MTTTHAPDAARILDIATGYMASQQLFEASRIGLFAAIADGADTIEAIAVRCGVSERIARILVDAMAAKGLLVRTDARYTVADDAAAYLTGAEAQVDLAPFLTFLGEISYPHWLQFGHTVDTTEPGDLQMDDARWATFMAGVMTYNRLHAQEFGRHLDLTGATRALDFGGLSAEFALSVMAGNPGLHTTFVYAPGFEDGIADAVEAAGVADRTAVEVGDTATATPRGEYDLVYANHVIHRFTAEENAQIFRNLRAAAVDGATLTVLDFFLDDDADQRGLDALHAGEYLVIDGTVVYPEAQVRGWLDDAGWKVHDKVALPGSPRVLLATAV; encoded by the coding sequence ATGACGACCACCCACGCCCCCGATGCCGCACGCATCCTCGACATCGCGACCGGCTACATGGCCTCGCAGCAGCTCTTCGAAGCCAGCCGCATCGGGCTCTTCGCCGCGATCGCCGACGGCGCCGACACCATCGAGGCGATCGCCGTGCGCTGCGGGGTGAGCGAGCGCATCGCCCGCATCCTCGTCGACGCGATGGCGGCGAAGGGACTGCTCGTGCGCACCGATGCGCGGTACACGGTGGCCGACGACGCTGCGGCGTACCTCACCGGTGCCGAGGCGCAGGTCGATCTCGCCCCCTTCCTCACCTTCCTCGGCGAGATCAGCTATCCGCACTGGCTGCAGTTCGGGCACACGGTCGACACCACGGAGCCCGGTGATCTGCAGATGGATGACGCGCGCTGGGCGACATTCATGGCCGGTGTCATGACGTACAACCGTCTCCACGCGCAGGAATTCGGCCGACACCTCGACCTGACCGGCGCCACGCGAGCGCTCGACTTCGGCGGGCTGTCCGCCGAGTTCGCCCTTTCGGTGATGGCGGGGAATCCCGGGCTGCACACCACGTTCGTCTACGCTCCGGGCTTCGAAGACGGCATCGCCGACGCGGTCGAGGCCGCAGGTGTCGCCGATCGGACGGCGGTCGAGGTCGGCGACACCGCCACGGCGACGCCGCGGGGCGAATACGACCTGGTCTACGCGAACCACGTGATCCACCGCTTCACCGCGGAGGAGAACGCGCAGATCTTCCGCAACCTGCGGGCGGCCGCGGTCGACGGCGCGACTCTGACGGTGCTCGACTTCTTCCTGGATGACGACGCGGATCAGCGCGGCCTCGATGCCCTGCACGCGGGGGAGTACCTCGTGATCGACGGCACCGTCGTGTATCCCGAGGCGCAGGTGCGCGGATGGCTGGATGACGCCGGGTGGAAGGTGCATGACAAGGTCGCGCTCCCCGGCAGCCCGCGGGTGCTGCTGGCCACCGCGGTATGA
- a CDS encoding alpha/beta fold hydrolase encodes MTISLHTDHHRGSGRPVVFLHGLASRGKQDWPDAEWAAVFTDRPRVLVDLPAHGRSPATGTAATSAVIDALALAVGDEEIDLVGYSLGARLAWDLAQHPSARVRRLVLGGLSAAEPFGHLDLAAARAAIGGGPAPQDPLTAMIVHMVSLPGARSAQLLDLIEGLAAEPFAPEARGPEMPVLLVGGVHDTMSDGIDALAALLPDARAMRVPGDHVTALHTAEFRTAVQSFLTA; translated from the coding sequence GTGACGATCTCCCTGCACACCGATCACCACCGCGGCTCCGGCCGGCCTGTCGTCTTCCTGCACGGCCTCGCGTCGCGCGGGAAGCAGGATTGGCCGGATGCCGAGTGGGCGGCGGTCTTCACCGATCGTCCTCGGGTCCTCGTCGACCTCCCCGCACACGGCCGGAGCCCTGCGACGGGGACCGCGGCCACATCGGCGGTGATCGACGCGCTGGCGCTCGCGGTCGGCGATGAGGAGATCGACCTCGTCGGCTACTCGCTCGGGGCACGTCTCGCCTGGGATCTGGCGCAGCATCCGTCCGCGCGGGTGCGCCGCCTCGTGCTCGGCGGGCTCAGTGCTGCGGAGCCGTTCGGTCATCTCGACCTCGCGGCTGCGAGGGCGGCGATCGGCGGCGGACCCGCCCCGCAGGACCCGCTCACGGCGATGATCGTGCACATGGTCTCCTTGCCCGGCGCCCGGTCGGCGCAGCTGCTCGATCTGATCGAGGGCCTGGCCGCAGAGCCGTTCGCGCCTGAGGCTCGAGGCCCGGAGATGCCGGTGCTCCTGGTCGGAGGCGTGCACGACACGATGTCCGACGGCATCGACGCGCTCGCCGCGCTGCTGCCGGACGCGCGTGCAATGCGGGTCCCCGGCGACCATGTCACGGCTCTGCACACCGCCGAGTTCCGCACCGCCGTACAGAGCTTCCTGACGGCCTAG
- a CDS encoding TetR/AcrR family transcriptional regulator: MPKIIDHDQRRRDIVEVAKSIILKGGFEAATMRSIAAEAGFANGALKHYFPGKESIVAATFETILQQMSEGVQAAGAEPTTADAALRGFLEATIPRDQAQIAAGRVLLALWEYAMANESLADLYRSHLAAWRASLIERMEAARDEGTIRDQDFGARANEYISVAVGATVINLMYPDGERIADYETYIDQFLARLR; this comes from the coding sequence ATGCCGAAGATCATCGATCACGACCAGCGTCGACGGGACATCGTCGAGGTGGCGAAGAGCATCATCCTCAAGGGTGGCTTCGAAGCGGCGACGATGCGCAGCATCGCCGCCGAGGCGGGCTTCGCCAACGGAGCGCTGAAGCACTACTTCCCCGGCAAGGAGAGCATCGTCGCGGCGACCTTCGAGACGATCCTGCAGCAGATGTCGGAGGGCGTTCAGGCCGCAGGCGCGGAGCCGACGACGGCGGATGCCGCGCTGCGCGGGTTCCTGGAGGCCACGATCCCGCGCGATCAGGCACAGATCGCCGCGGGCCGGGTGCTGCTCGCCCTGTGGGAGTACGCGATGGCGAACGAGTCGCTCGCGGACCTGTACCGGAGCCACCTCGCTGCCTGGCGGGCGTCGCTCATCGAGCGGATGGAAGCCGCGCGCGACGAGGGCACGATCCGCGACCAGGACTTCGGCGCCAGGGCGAACGAGTACATCTCGGTCGCGGTCGGAGCGACCGTCATCAACCTCATGTACCCGGACGGCGAGCGCATCGCCGACTACGAGACCTACATCGACCAGTTCCTGGCGCGACTCCGCTGA
- a CDS encoding ATP-binding cassette domain-containing protein, protein MTALLEVEDLVVDYGHGRRAFRALHGISLDIAPGECLGLVGESGSGKSTLGKAILGLAPVTSGSIRFDGHEISRLGGRGRRALADDVQVVFQDPYGSLNPAMTIGDILAEPLLTTGIGAKAAESRVRDMLDRVRLPESSMDRYPSEFSGGQRQRVAIARALVRGPRLIVCDEPVSALDLTTQATILDLFIELQRDTGVAYLFVSHDLGVVRRVCHRVAVMYRGEIVEIGDGEQVTRSPQHPYSERLRLASPVADPVAQRGRRAEWLALREVRDAAVR, encoded by the coding sequence ATGACTGCCCTGCTCGAAGTGGAAGACCTCGTGGTCGACTACGGCCACGGACGCCGTGCATTCCGCGCACTGCACGGGATCTCCCTCGACATCGCGCCGGGCGAGTGCCTCGGGCTGGTCGGGGAATCGGGCTCCGGCAAATCGACTCTCGGCAAGGCGATCCTCGGACTCGCGCCGGTCACCAGCGGCTCCATCCGCTTCGACGGTCACGAGATCAGCCGCCTCGGCGGTCGGGGCAGACGTGCGCTCGCCGACGATGTGCAGGTCGTGTTCCAGGACCCGTACGGCTCACTGAACCCCGCGATGACGATCGGCGACATCCTGGCCGAACCCCTGCTCACCACGGGCATCGGCGCGAAGGCCGCCGAGAGCCGGGTGCGCGACATGCTCGATCGCGTGCGGCTGCCCGAGTCGTCCATGGATCGGTATCCGAGCGAGTTCTCGGGCGGACAGCGTCAGCGCGTCGCGATCGCGAGGGCGCTCGTGCGCGGACCTCGCCTGATCGTGTGCGACGAGCCGGTCAGCGCGCTCGACCTCACGACGCAGGCGACCATCCTCGACCTGTTCATCGAGCTGCAGCGAGACACCGGCGTCGCCTACCTCTTCGTGTCTCATGACCTCGGCGTGGTGCGCCGGGTCTGCCACCGGGTCGCGGTCATGTACCGGGGCGAGATCGTGGAGATCGGCGACGGGGAACAGGTCACGCGGTCGCCGCAGCATCCGTACTCCGAGCGGCTGCGCCTCGCCTCTCCGGTCGCAGACCCCGTCGCCCAGCGAGGACGACGTGCCGAATGGCTCGCTCTCCGGGAGGTGCGCGATGCGGCGGTACGGTAG